From one Tetragenococcus osmophilus genomic stretch:
- a CDS encoding FtsX-like permease family protein produces the protein MHKKKLWKDIGRSITGSWGRFFSILSLMALGTFAFVGLKVTGPDMRATAEQFYDQTNLADMTLTSTWGLDDSDQDLLAKADQLEKVEYGYLEDVTVKDTDTSMRVFSAPEDLSQYEVVEGNMPQEDDEIVLDYQQQDNFELGDTIDLNQEEADDDEESDETDESSQEILDRTSYKVVGFVKSSEITETTNIGQTSVGTGQLDSYGVVPEDNFDSDVYMIARMDFSDTQGLNAYSDKYDRLIRKHQNSVEELFADQDDKRLSDVKEDRQQDIDDGWDEINDTKQELEDAESQLDDAQDQLQDGQNQIDQNQAELENEVAQAQDQINDGQQQLDQGKSSVATAQNQLTQAKAQLDNGKATLDEKWTQLQAGKRQLDNAQTTLANNKQQLDQGANALAEGKKQLADNQEKINANEQELQEGQNQVAQQQETLQQQKEEKQGEIEQLQSKTEEAKEQVAPLKANYEEISAENQPIIDQLEEQKDQLTEEENEDELYELDEQIQERQSQVNQAQQSYQQAAELSDSLEQKSEGAQSTLDATLDEKQDQIITVQNKADQGEESLDAAKQQLEQKQTQLAQEEEKYQNGLEQYNAGVQSFNQNQEAYEKGLSAWASGMESLNENSAEYQENAQNLAAAKQELGGKEEELTQARNTLADKQAQGQDQLEQAQEELEEQREEYEENRAEYEEQKEEADNEIPEKEDDLRDAQEELDDLEAPEYTFEDRKDGNPGYKQYLENSQRVDILSNIFPVFLFAIAVLVSLTTMTRFVEEERVNTGTLKALGYSNWDVKKKFVVYGIVSSSLGAIIGTALGHTLLPTVIFEAYAASSTFSQVTLNFSFLYTLIGFAIAIICTTLPAYLVANKELKERTAQLLVAKPPKKGSRILLERITPLWNRMSFTYKVTARNLFRYKKRMFMTIFGVAGCAALLLTGFGIRDSLTGIVDHQFDDLVKYDLIVNKNDDLSDEDQEQLDNKLEEDDVRNATDAYYEELSVRAGENNDTQDITLLVPDDEQAFKQDVSMVNRQSQEQLSLPDDGAILSEKLADLLGAQKGDTVTLNDDEDQPHKVKVAGITEMYMGHYAYMSQEAYQNSFDSSGDPNSYLVTLDDTSEENIDEQSSSFVDLDGTQGVVQSSAISEQIDQVIDGLNNVILVLITCATLLAIVVIYNLTNINVSERVRELSTIKVLGFYDREVTMYVYRETILLSILGILAGYVVGYFLHGFIMQTLPPDDAMFSPGLELSNFGLSAGITLLITFILMFVIHRKLKNIDMLEALQSAD, from the coding sequence ATGCATAAGAAAAAACTTTGGAAAGATATCGGGCGTTCGATTACCGGTTCTTGGGGCAGGTTTTTTTCCATTTTAAGTTTGATGGCGTTAGGAACCTTTGCCTTTGTAGGACTAAAAGTTACAGGGCCAGATATGCGTGCAACTGCAGAACAGTTTTACGATCAAACAAATTTAGCTGATATGACACTGACTTCAACTTGGGGGTTAGATGATTCAGATCAAGATCTTTTAGCAAAAGCTGACCAATTAGAAAAGGTAGAATACGGTTATTTAGAAGATGTGACTGTAAAAGATACTGATACGAGTATGCGGGTCTTTTCGGCGCCAGAAGATCTTTCCCAATATGAAGTAGTTGAAGGGAATATGCCTCAAGAAGACGATGAAATTGTGCTAGATTATCAGCAGCAGGATAATTTTGAATTAGGGGATACGATTGACCTTAATCAAGAAGAAGCTGACGATGATGAAGAATCTGATGAAACGGATGAAAGTTCGCAAGAAATTTTGGATAGAACTTCCTACAAAGTAGTTGGTTTTGTTAAGTCTAGCGAAATTACAGAAACAACAAATATTGGACAAACGTCAGTGGGTACAGGTCAATTAGACAGCTATGGTGTAGTACCAGAAGATAACTTTGATTCAGACGTTTACATGATCGCTCGGATGGACTTTTCTGATACACAAGGTTTAAATGCTTATAGCGATAAATATGATCGGTTAATTCGCAAACATCAAAATTCTGTGGAAGAATTATTTGCCGATCAAGACGATAAACGTTTATCAGACGTTAAAGAAGACCGGCAGCAAGACATTGATGATGGTTGGGATGAAATCAATGATACAAAACAAGAATTAGAAGATGCTGAGTCACAACTTGATGATGCTCAAGATCAACTTCAAGATGGGCAAAACCAGATTGATCAAAACCAGGCAGAATTAGAAAATGAAGTAGCCCAAGCTCAAGATCAGATTAACGACGGGCAACAACAACTTGATCAAGGAAAATCTTCAGTAGCTACCGCGCAAAACCAATTGACTCAAGCTAAAGCGCAATTAGATAATGGTAAAGCAACGCTAGATGAAAAATGGACGCAATTACAAGCTGGTAAACGTCAGTTAGATAATGCGCAAACAACGTTAGCTAACAATAAACAGCAACTTGATCAAGGCGCTAATGCGTTAGCAGAAGGAAAAAAACAACTGGCTGATAACCAGGAAAAAATTAATGCTAACGAGCAAGAATTACAAGAAGGTCAAAACCAAGTAGCTCAGCAACAAGAGACTTTACAACAACAAAAAGAAGAAAAACAAGGTGAAATTGAGCAGCTTCAATCTAAAACTGAAGAAGCTAAAGAACAAGTCGCTCCTTTAAAAGCAAATTATGAAGAAATTTCGGCTGAAAACCAACCAATAATTGATCAGTTAGAAGAACAAAAAGACCAGTTGACAGAAGAAGAAAATGAAGATGAGCTTTATGAATTGGACGAGCAAATCCAAGAAAGACAAAGCCAAGTGAACCAAGCGCAACAGTCTTACCAACAAGCTGCGGAACTTTCTGATTCTTTAGAGCAAAAAAGTGAAGGCGCGCAATCAACATTAGATGCGACACTAGACGAAAAGCAAGATCAAATAATAACTGTTCAAAATAAGGCTGACCAAGGAGAAGAAAGCTTAGATGCAGCTAAACAACAACTAGAACAAAAGCAAACACAACTTGCTCAAGAAGAAGAGAAATATCAAAATGGGCTGGAGCAATATAACGCTGGTGTTCAGTCTTTCAATCAAAACCAAGAAGCCTATGAAAAAGGTCTTTCGGCTTGGGCGAGCGGTATGGAATCTTTGAACGAAAATTCTGCTGAATATCAAGAAAATGCACAAAACTTAGCCGCTGCAAAACAAGAATTGGGTGGTAAAGAAGAAGAATTAACGCAAGCTAGAAATACACTAGCGGATAAACAAGCCCAAGGTCAAGATCAACTCGAACAAGCTCAAGAGGAACTAGAAGAGCAAAGAGAAGAATACGAAGAAAATAGAGCAGAGTATGAAGAACAAAAAGAAGAAGCAGATAACGAAATACCAGAAAAAGAAGATGACTTAAGAGACGCTCAAGAGGAGCTCGATGATCTAGAAGCACCTGAGTATACTTTTGAAGATCGTAAAGATGGTAACCCGGGATATAAACAATATCTAGAAAATTCGCAACGGGTTGATATCTTATCAAATATATTCCCAGTATTTTTATTTGCTATTGCAGTATTAGTTAGTCTAACCACAATGACACGTTTTGTTGAAGAAGAACGTGTGAACACTGGAACGCTAAAAGCTTTGGGATATAGTAATTGGGACGTTAAGAAAAAATTTGTTGTTTACGGAATAGTTTCTAGTTCACTTGGCGCAATAATAGGAACAGCTTTGGGACATACATTGCTGCCAACGGTAATTTTTGAAGCCTATGCTGCTTCATCTACCTTTAGCCAAGTTACTTTGAATTTCTCTTTCCTTTATACATTGATTGGTTTTGCAATTGCCATAATATGTACGACTTTGCCAGCATATTTGGTAGCAAATAAAGAACTAAAAGAAAGAACAGCTCAACTATTAGTAGCAAAACCACCTAAAAAAGGTTCTAGAATTTTATTAGAACGTATTACACCCCTTTGGAATCGGATGAGTTTTACTTACAAAGTAACAGCTCGTAATTTGTTCCGATATAAAAAACGAATGTTTATGACGATTTTTGGTGTAGCTGGTTGTGCTGCGTTATTATTGACTGGCTTTGGTATTCGAGATTCCTTAACTGGGATTGTAGACCACCAATTTGATGATCTGGTTAAATATGATTTAATCGTTAATAAAAATGATGATCTTTCAGATGAAGATCAAGAACAGCTTGATAACAAACTGGAAGAAGATGATGTTCGTAATGCTACGGATGCTTATTATGAAGAGTTGAGTGTTCGCGCTGGAGAAAATAATGATACACAAGATATTACTTTATTAGTCCCTGATGATGAACAAGCGTTCAAACAAGATGTAAGCATGGTAAACCGTCAGTCTCAAGAACAATTATCATTACCAGACGACGGAGCGATCTTATCAGAAAAACTAGCGGATCTACTAGGTGCTCAAAAAGGCGATACAGTAACGTTAAATGATGATGAAGACCAACCGCATAAGGTAAAAGTAGCTGGAATAACGGAAATGTATATGGGGCATTATGCTTATATGAGTCAAGAAGCTTATCAAAATTCTTTTGATTCTAGCGGGGATCCTAATAGTTATTTAGTTACTTTAGATGATACTTCAGAAGAAAATATTGATGAACAATCTTCTTCCTTTGTAGATTTGGATGGAACGCAAGGTGTGGTTCAGTCGAGTGCTATTAGCGAACAAATAGATCAAGTTATTGATGGATTAAACAATGTGATTCTAGTATTAATTACCTGTGCTACTTTACTAGCGATTGTGGTTATTTATAATTTGACAAATATCAATGTTTCCGAACGTGTGCGTGAATTGTCCACGATTAAAGTATTGGGGTTTTACGACCGTGAAGTCACTATGTATGTTTATCGGGAAACGATCTTACTTTCAATTTTGGGAATTTTAGCAGGCTATGTCGTTGGTTATTTCTTGCATGGTTTTATCATGCAGACATTACCGCCAGATGATGCCATGTTCAGTCCAGGGTTAGAACTTTCAAACTTTGGCCTGTCAGCTGGAATTACGCTGTTAATTACTTTCATTTTAATGTTTGTGATCCATCGGAAGTTAAAAAATATTGATATGTTAGAAGCACTACAATCTGCGGATTAA
- a CDS encoding glutathione S-transferase family protein has protein sequence MGLLVDGKWYDQWYDTESSGGRFIRSDSQFRNWVTKDGSAGPTGESGFKAEAGRYHLYVSLACPWASRALIMRKLKGLEEMISLSVVNPYMGENGWTFAEDQGVIKDPIIDADYLYQIYTHVDPDYSGRVTVPVLYDKKQDKIVSNESSEIMRMFNSAFDGVGAKAGDYYPEELRTEIDAINEKVYNNVNNGVYKAGFATKQEVYEQEVQNLFSVLDELEERLTQQPYLVGDQLTEADWRLFTTLVRFDSVYFGHFKCNIHALTDYKNLWRYARELYNYPGIKDTVDFYHIKNHYYRSHPTINPNGIVPVGPQLDWRLPEEDRKK, from the coding sequence ATGGGATTATTAGTTGATGGTAAGTGGTACGATCAGTGGTATGATACAGAAAGTTCAGGCGGACGTTTTATTCGTAGTGATTCGCAGTTTCGCAACTGGGTAACAAAAGATGGCAGTGCAGGCCCGACAGGAGAAAGTGGGTTTAAAGCAGAAGCAGGTCGTTATCATTTGTATGTTTCATTAGCTTGTCCTTGGGCAAGCCGTGCATTAATTATGCGCAAGTTAAAGGGTCTAGAAGAAATGATTTCACTATCTGTAGTTAACCCTTATATGGGTGAAAATGGTTGGACTTTTGCAGAAGATCAAGGAGTTATTAAAGACCCAATAATAGATGCAGATTACTTGTACCAAATTTATACGCATGTAGATCCCGATTATAGTGGTCGCGTGACTGTGCCCGTTTTATATGATAAAAAGCAAGACAAAATTGTTAGTAATGAATCTTCAGAGATTATGCGGATGTTTAACTCTGCTTTTGATGGGGTTGGTGCTAAAGCCGGGGATTATTATCCTGAAGAGTTGCGTACAGAAATCGATGCCATCAATGAGAAAGTTTATAATAACGTAAATAACGGCGTGTATAAAGCGGGATTTGCGACAAAACAAGAGGTTTATGAACAAGAAGTTCAAAACTTATTTAGTGTCTTGGATGAATTAGAAGAACGATTAACTCAGCAACCTTATCTAGTGGGCGATCAATTAACTGAAGCCGATTGGCGCTTGTTTACGACCCTTGTTCGTTTTGATAGTGTTTATTTTGGTCACTTCAAATGTAATATCCATGCTTTAACTGATTATAAAAACTTATGGCGTTATGCTAGAGAGTTATATAATTATCCTGGTATTAAAGACACAGTTGATTTTTATCATATTAAAAATCATTATTATAGAAGCCATCCGACAATCAATCCGAATGGTATTGTGCCTGTAGGGCCTCAATTGGATTGGCGTTTACCCGAAGAAGATAGGAAAAAATAG
- the ltrA gene encoding group II intron reverse transcriptase/maturase: MRFIEKITSHQNITQAIEQVKKNKGAPGVDEMTVDELDHYFYQHGHTLVQEIRLMTYRPKAVKRVYIPKSDGKQRPLGIPSVVDRVVQQVTAQQLSRIFDVHFSETSYGFRPGRSAHQAIEKVLDYLNEGYEWLIDMDIEKYFDTVNHDQLISTLRERVKDRETLHLIRVFLKAGIMENGFVSPNETGVPQGGPLSPVLANIYLDKLDKELEARGLHFVRYADDTDIFVKSEMAANRVMKSITGWIERKLFLQVNVTKTKVVRPTQSQFLGFTFWKNQKGWQCKPSKVSKTKLYDKTKEVLKRKHAVSRPLAVTFTKLNQIIRGWINYYRIGSMKTYLAKFGQWLRHKVRVIIIKQWKLPRRIYMNLQQLNRLFKCHFKKEDIYKVANSRLGWYRKCGMDVVNFTLSPKVLAIKKKDRPGLVDPLSYYLNKA; encoded by the coding sequence ATGAGATTCATTGAAAAGATTACGAGTCATCAAAATATCACGCAAGCCATCGAACAGGTCAAAAAGAATAAAGGGGCTCCGGGTGTTGATGAGATGACAGTCGATGAACTCGACCATTATTTCTATCAACATGGACATACCCTTGTTCAGGAGATTCGGTTGATGACCTACCGACCAAAGGCGGTTAAAAGAGTTTATATCCCTAAATCTGATGGGAAGCAAAGACCTTTAGGGATTCCAAGTGTGGTGGACCGTGTGGTGCAACAGGTAACTGCGCAACAATTAAGTCGCATCTTCGATGTCCACTTCAGTGAAACCAGTTATGGTTTCCGCCCGGGTCGAAGTGCTCATCAAGCGATTGAAAAAGTCCTTGATTACTTGAATGAAGGCTATGAATGGCTCATTGATATGGATATTGAGAAATATTTTGATACAGTTAATCATGATCAATTAATCTCGACCCTTAGAGAACGGGTCAAAGATAGAGAAACCCTTCATTTAATACGTGTTTTCTTAAAAGCAGGTATTATGGAGAATGGCTTCGTTAGCCCGAACGAAACCGGAGTTCCGCAAGGAGGTCCGTTAAGCCCAGTTTTAGCGAATATTTATCTGGATAAACTGGATAAAGAATTAGAAGCAAGGGGGCTGCATTTCGTTCGTTACGCGGATGATACGGATATTTTTGTCAAAAGCGAGATGGCAGCCAATCGAGTGATGAAATCTATTACTGGTTGGATTGAAAGAAAACTATTCTTGCAAGTCAATGTCACAAAAACTAAGGTCGTACGACCGACACAAAGTCAATTTTTAGGATTTACCTTTTGGAAGAACCAAAAAGGTTGGCAGTGTAAACCGAGTAAAGTCAGTAAAACAAAACTCTATGACAAAACCAAAGAAGTTCTTAAAAGGAAACATGCCGTGTCGCGACCTTTAGCTGTGACATTTACAAAGCTGAACCAGATTATAAGAGGCTGGATCAATTACTACCGTATCGGTAGTATGAAAACCTATCTAGCGAAGTTTGGTCAATGGTTACGACATAAAGTCCGTGTCATTATTATAAAGCAATGGAAACTTCCGCGACGAATCTATATGAATTTACAACAATTGAATCGACTATTCAAGTGTCATTTCAAGAAAGAAGACATTTATAAGGTCGCTAATTCTAGATTAGGTTGGTATAGGAAATGCGGGATGGACGTTGTCAACTTTACGTTAAGTCCGAAAGTTTTAGCCATAAAGAAAAAGGATCGACCTGGATTGGTTGATCCTTTATCCTACTATCTAAATAAAGCGTGA
- a CDS encoding replication-associated recombination protein A, with protein MAQESLFSNRGDTTPLANRVRPETIDDFVGQKQLLGEGKILREIIEQDQISSMIFWGPPGVGKTTLAEIIARKTKANFIRVSAVNSGIKKIKDLMEEAETKRDYGEKTIIFVDEIHRFNKAQQDAFLPYVEKGSIILIGTTTENPSFEVNSALLSRCKVFVLKELTVEDITELLKKAIQNPHGFGDYQLAIDDEAIEAIARFANGDARSALNTLEMAVLNGEKEGTKIAVTMETLEQIINKKSLLYDKTGEEHYNIISALHKSMRNSDVNAAIYWLSRMLEGGEDPLYIARRLVRFASEDIGLADTNALNVTVNVFQSCQFLGMPECDVHLTEAVIYLALAPKSNAVYKARLNVDNDIKESINEPVPLQIRNAPTNLMKDLGYGKDYQYAHQQEDKLSTMKTMPSNLEGHEYYFPTEEGKEDRFKKRLEYIKQWHEENG; from the coding sequence ATGGCGCAAGAATCACTTTTTTCTAACCGGGGAGATACGACCCCTTTGGCTAACAGAGTAAGGCCAGAAACAATTGATGACTTTGTGGGTCAAAAACAATTACTGGGAGAAGGAAAAATTTTACGCGAAATTATTGAACAAGATCAAATTTCTTCCATGATTTTTTGGGGACCGCCAGGTGTTGGAAAAACGACGTTGGCGGAAATTATTGCGCGTAAAACAAAAGCAAATTTTATTCGAGTAAGTGCAGTAAACAGTGGAATTAAAAAGATTAAAGATTTGATGGAAGAAGCAGAAACTAAGCGTGATTATGGCGAGAAAACGATTATCTTCGTGGATGAAATTCACCGTTTCAATAAGGCACAACAAGATGCTTTTTTACCTTATGTAGAAAAAGGAAGTATTATTTTAATTGGAACTACAACAGAAAATCCGTCATTTGAAGTTAATTCTGCTTTACTTTCACGTTGTAAAGTATTTGTATTAAAAGAACTTACCGTAGAAGATATTACTGAACTATTAAAAAAAGCGATCCAAAATCCTCATGGTTTTGGTGATTACCAACTTGCTATTGACGATGAAGCGATCGAAGCGATTGCTCGGTTTGCTAATGGGGATGCAAGAAGTGCTTTAAATACACTAGAAATGGCTGTATTAAATGGTGAAAAAGAAGGCACTAAAATCGCTGTGACGATGGAAACTTTAGAACAGATTATTAATAAAAAATCATTGCTGTACGATAAAACAGGAGAAGAGCATTATAATATTATTTCAGCTTTACACAAATCGATGCGTAATAGCGATGTAAATGCAGCTATTTATTGGCTATCACGTATGCTTGAGGGAGGAGAAGATCCTCTTTATATTGCAAGACGTCTTGTTCGTTTTGCCAGTGAAGATATTGGACTAGCAGATACGAATGCATTAAATGTTACAGTGAATGTTTTTCAATCTTGTCAATTTTTAGGAATGCCAGAATGCGATGTTCATTTAACAGAAGCAGTCATTTATCTAGCTTTAGCCCCTAAATCTAATGCTGTATATAAAGCCCGCTTAAATGTAGATAACGACATTAAGGAGTCTATTAATGAGCCGGTCCCTCTACAAATCAGAAATGCTCCAACTAATTTAATGAAAGATTTGGGTTATGGCAAGGATTATCAATATGCACATCAACAAGAAGATAAGTTATCAACAATGAAAACAATGCCTTCTAATTTGGAAGGGCACGAATACTATTTCCCAACGGAAGAAGGCAAAGAAGACCGTTTTAAGAAACGACTCGAATACATTAAACAATGGCATGAAGAAAATGGTTAA
- a CDS encoding DUF58 domain-containing protein, producing the protein MKYLQQTWHFLVFLCIYLLFASYALAFPSETAWTLLLFATLIVLLEVFSLIGSLQNLEFSAPRYLSTHVDEAVSIEITMNKRPKKILWLIACKVSSSQYVEDFTYLFYHGQKKTLQVTWQPYTRGIVQKQMMHITASDLFGWFKKESVRTFTVDWQVLPAVHPLGKVAAGFFQKQLTFNKQNFGEPSFKIKKFRPYQPGDRLSQIDWKLSSKQQELVLREYEQEQPIEIIFLFYGKNSSSFEAMLSLFYSLWQEFQGERARFVLLGEHGASPTNLTKQDFSSIQPLNEEVELPDFEGKQIILFIPEINQQAEAFSASRWVQVYDYQQLLQQLKE; encoded by the coding sequence ATGAAATACCTTCAGCAAACTTGGCACTTTTTAGTTTTTTTATGTATTTATTTACTATTTGCTAGTTATGCTTTAGCTTTTCCTTCTGAGACAGCATGGACATTACTTTTATTTGCTACATTGATTGTTTTACTGGAGGTTTTTAGCTTAATAGGAAGCCTTCAAAATCTTGAATTTAGTGCCCCACGTTATCTATCCACTCATGTAGATGAAGCTGTTTCAATAGAAATTACGATGAATAAACGTCCGAAAAAAATCCTTTGGCTAATCGCCTGTAAAGTGTCTTCATCTCAATACGTGGAAGATTTTACTTATTTATTTTACCATGGTCAGAAAAAGACATTACAAGTAACTTGGCAACCATATACACGTGGGATCGTACAAAAACAGATGATGCATATTACAGCTTCTGATTTGTTTGGTTGGTTTAAAAAAGAAAGTGTGCGCACGTTTACGGTAGATTGGCAAGTACTGCCGGCTGTTCATCCTTTAGGAAAAGTAGCGGCAGGCTTTTTTCAAAAACAGTTAACGTTCAATAAACAAAATTTCGGCGAGCCTTCCTTTAAAATTAAGAAATTTCGCCCCTACCAACCGGGAGATCGATTGAGTCAAATTGATTGGAAGCTTTCAAGTAAGCAGCAAGAATTAGTTTTACGTGAATACGAACAAGAACAACCAATAGAGATTATTTTCTTATTTTATGGCAAGAATAGTTCTTCCTTTGAAGCTATGTTAAGTTTATTTTATTCTTTATGGCAAGAGTTTCAAGGGGAAAGAGCGCGCTTTGTTCTTTTAGGAGAACATGGAGCTAGTCCAACTAATTTAACAAAACAGGACTTTTCCTCTATACAGCCTTTAAACGAAGAAGTTGAGCTTCCTGATTTTGAAGGAAAACAAATAATCCTTTTTATCCCAGAAATAAACCAACAAGCAGAAGCTTTTTCTGCCAGCCGTTGGGTTCAAGTGTATGACTACCAGCAGCTGTTGCAACAATTGAAGGAGTGA
- a CDS encoding NAD(P)H-hydrate epimerase: MKALTAEEMYEYEKSIMTDKSVPSIVLMECAARATAKQMKQTLSQNDRITIVAGGGNNGGDGLAVGRILHNEGFQVEILVLGNPDHYSEQNQLQQKIAKSYGAVIKTSLEKIDFTKTTVIVDALFGIGLSRAVKGVPLQAIEKINATKQARVYAIDVPSGISCIEGEILGNCVMADETITFGFYKHGMEKEKLKSSFGHITVDDIGFYY; this comes from the coding sequence ATGAAAGCATTGACGGCAGAAGAAATGTATGAGTACGAAAAAAGTATCATGACCGATAAGAGCGTTCCTTCTATTGTATTGATGGAATGTGCAGCGCGTGCAACAGCCAAACAAATGAAACAGACCTTATCCCAAAACGACCGCATAACTATCGTTGCCGGTGGTGGAAATAATGGGGGCGATGGCTTGGCAGTTGGAAGAATTTTACATAACGAAGGATTTCAAGTAGAAATTTTAGTTCTTGGAAATCCGGATCATTATTCTGAACAAAACCAGCTACAGCAAAAGATTGCTAAAAGTTACGGAGCCGTTATTAAAACAAGTCTAGAAAAAATTGATTTTACGAAAACCACGGTTATCGTGGATGCATTATTTGGCATTGGTTTGAGTCGTGCAGTAAAAGGAGTTCCTTTACAAGCTATTGAAAAAATAAATGCGACAAAACAAGCACGTGTGTATGCCATTGATGTACCTTCAGGTATTTCTTGCATTGAAGGAGAAATATTAGGAAATTGTGTTATGGCTGATGAAACTATTACATTTGGTTTTTATAAACATGGCATGGAAAAAGAAAAATTGAAGAGTTCTTTTGGGCATATTACAGTAGATGACATTGGTTTTTACTACTAA
- a CDS encoding AAA family ATPase, with protein sequence MQEEIVGKIPRLIDEVEKVIFGKRESIRLTIAALLAGGHVLFEDVPGVGKTMMIKTLAKAISGTFSRIQFTPDLLPSDITGVTIFNSQTNQFEFRQGPIFTTILLADEINRTTPRSQAALLEAMSERAVTIDNHTHLLSSHFFVLATQNPIEFEGTYPLPEAQLDRFLFRLSIGYPSFDDELNLMLNSQQEEAQINQVITSEEVEELKNFVAQVYVDKQVAKYGLKLITASRNHPEIVLGISPRGSAAFIQGARAYALTQGRTYVTPEDLQNILPATFGHRLRLKGGYHDEKQLKLVMEQLIEEVAVPVRQVRK encoded by the coding sequence GTGCAAGAAGAAATAGTAGGTAAAATTCCTCGCTTGATTGATGAGGTCGAAAAAGTTATCTTTGGCAAGCGGGAATCTATACGGTTAACGATTGCTGCATTACTAGCTGGAGGCCACGTTCTTTTTGAAGATGTTCCAGGGGTAGGGAAAACGATGATGATCAAAACATTAGCTAAGGCAATAAGTGGAACGTTTTCGCGTATCCAATTTACCCCAGATTTATTGCCGAGTGATATTACAGGTGTGACCATTTTTAATTCACAAACGAATCAGTTTGAATTTCGACAAGGTCCTATTTTTACTACGATCTTATTAGCCGATGAAATCAACCGTACGACGCCTCGTTCCCAGGCAGCTCTTTTAGAAGCTATGTCAGAAAGAGCTGTAACCATTGATAACCATACTCATTTACTTTCTTCTCATTTTTTTGTTCTAGCTACTCAAAATCCGATTGAATTTGAAGGGACTTATCCTTTACCAGAAGCACAATTAGATCGTTTCTTATTTCGCTTATCGATAGGTTATCCTTCCTTTGATGACGAATTAAACTTAATGTTAAATTCTCAACAAGAAGAGGCCCAAATCAATCAAGTTATTACGTCAGAGGAAGTTGAAGAACTAAAAAATTTCGTTGCTCAGGTATATGTTGATAAACAAGTAGCTAAGTATGGTTTAAAACTCATTACCGCTAGTCGCAATCATCCAGAGATTGTTTTGGGCATTAGTCCTAGAGGAAGTGCAGCTTTTATTCAAGGGGCACGCGCTTATGCATTAACACAAGGTAGAACTTATGTTACCCCTGAGGATTTGCAAAATATTTTACCTGCGACATTTGGTCATCGATTACGATTAAAAGGCGGGTATCATGACGAAAAACAACTTAAATTAGTGATGGAGCAATTAATAGAAGAAGTGGCCGTGCCAGTACGGCAGGTGAGAAAATGA